The following proteins come from a genomic window of Ammospiza nelsoni isolate bAmmNel1 chromosome 6, bAmmNel1.pri, whole genome shotgun sequence:
- the FANCF gene encoding Fanconi anemia group F protein, which yields MEAVLGQVEQLPALLAVSRSALVRDWDGLTLDRALEWARYFQHLHDRFRARPQLREALGRRLRRSQPCPLLGFPALGRSPQLLGLALLENRALPPAACRRLLRSLLQPPAAGPASDPRGLGLLARRKAAARLLALPRRGPGPEPQLQVEARLLLSRLRQEAGEAAGRLCGAQGGLRAGEAAGRLCGAQEGQLPWLCGALELLPQPRAFGVVAAALVLLKQGHGAEQAGDGDGSSSPGGYQESAAGEECTAGLLLSWLLGNQERFSAFCLCMPCSHLAFLAGHYSELCRSYLDLLTGWGRCLHYDPLQGQWVKSCLEKAELSWEELREHFICLCQGSTPLKEQTQAALELLRTQDGDFRVCGLSVWTDLLMEIGYSCMDTKATKKLKKSSKSG from the coding sequence ATGGAGGCCGTACTGGGGCAGGTGGAGCAGCTGCCCGCGCTCCTGGCCGTGTCCCGCTCCGCGCTGGTGCGGGACTGGGACGGCCTCAcgctggacagggctctggaGTGGGCCCGCTATTTCCAGCACCTCCATGACCGGTTCCGTGCCCGTCCACAGCTCCGGGAGGCCCTCGGGCGGCGGCTGCGCCGCTCCCAGCCGTGCCCTCTGCTCGGCTTCCCCGCGCTGGGCCGCTCCCcgcagctgctggggctggcgcTGCTGGAGAACCGCGCTCTGCCGCCCGCCGCCTGCCGCCGCCTGCTccgcagcctgctgcagcctcccgCCGCGGGGCCTGCCTCCGACCCCcgcgggctggggctgctggcccgCCGCAAGGCCGCTGCCCGCCTGCTGGCCTtgccccgccgcggccccgggcccgAGCCGCAGCTGCAGGTGGAGGCGCGGCTGCTGCTGAGCCGGCTGCGGCAGGAGGCTGGGGAGGCCGCGGGGCGGCTCTGCGGGGCTCAGggggggctgcgggccggggAGGCCGCGGGGCGGCTCTGCGGGGCTCAGGAGGGGCAGCTGCCCTGGTTGTGCggggctctggagctgctgccccagccccgcgcCTTCGGGGTGGTGGCGGCGGCGCTGGTTCTGCTCAAGCAAGGCCATGGCGCTGAGCAGgccggggatggggatgggagcagcagcccagggggGTACCAGGAgagtgctgcaggagaggaatgCACTGCCGGgctcctgctttcctggctgctgggcaACCAGGAACgattttctgccttttgccTTTGCATGCCTTGTTCCCATCTCGCCTTCCTGGCTGGTCACTACTCCGAGTTATGTAGATCTTATTTGGACCTCTTAACAGGCTGGGGAAGGTGCTTGCACTATGACCCCTTGCAGGGACAGTGGGTCAAAAGTTGCCTTGAGAAAGCTGAATTGTCCTGGGAGGAATTAAGGGAGCACTTCATCTGCCTCTGTCAGGGATCCACGCCGCTCAAAGAACAGACCCAAGCTGCCTTGGAACTCCTGAGGACACAAGATGGAGACTTCAGAGTCTGTGGCCTAAGTGTGTGGACTGACTTACTGATGGAAATAGGCTACTCATGCATGGACACAAAAGCAACGAAGAAACTTAAAAAATCAAGTAAATCTGGTTAA